The Cronobacter sakazakii genome has a window encoding:
- a CDS encoding MFS transporter → MTTFTSQDPLTLRLSLREKFSYGMGDFGSNLMLCIGTLYLLKFYTDELHLPAFYGGVIFLVAKFFTALTDMLTGVLVDSRRAPGPRGKFRPFILFASFPVALVATAQFVANDLPLAMKTALATVLFMLFGLFYSLMNCSYGAMVPAITKNPQERAHLAAWRQGGATLGLLLCTVGFMPIQSLFAARPSLGYLTAALIFALVGLISMFFCYRGVRERYVEVVPAGHKPGMLKSFCAIFQNPPLLVLCIANLCTLAAFNIKLAIQVYYTQYVLNDLHLLSWMGFFSMGCILVGVFMVPGAVKRFGKKQVYLGGLTLWALGDIFNYVWGTTSLSFVLFSCMAFFGTAFVNSLNWALVPDTVDYGEWKTGIRAEGSVYTGYTFSRKISAALAGFLPGIMLTEIGYVPNALQTPATLDGLRQLIFLWPCGLAIIAAVTMGLFYKLNEQRFAFIIEEIARRKKYVAAAPKVSADNKASAVTL, encoded by the coding sequence ATGACGACATTCACCAGTCAGGACCCGCTGACGCTGCGACTGAGCCTGCGGGAGAAGTTTTCTTACGGCATGGGCGATTTTGGCTCCAACCTGATGCTGTGCATCGGGACGCTCTACCTTCTGAAATTTTATACCGACGAGCTTCACCTGCCGGCCTTTTACGGCGGCGTGATTTTTCTGGTGGCGAAGTTTTTCACGGCGCTGACCGATATGCTCACCGGCGTGCTGGTGGATTCACGGCGAGCGCCTGGCCCACGCGGCAAATTCCGGCCGTTTATTCTTTTCGCCTCCTTCCCGGTGGCGCTGGTGGCGACGGCGCAGTTTGTGGCAAACGATCTGCCGCTTGCGATGAAAACCGCGCTCGCCACGGTGCTGTTTATGCTGTTCGGCCTGTTTTACAGCCTGATGAACTGCTCCTATGGCGCGATGGTGCCCGCCATCACTAAAAACCCGCAGGAGCGCGCGCATCTCGCCGCGTGGCGTCAGGGCGGCGCGACGCTCGGGCTGCTGCTCTGTACCGTTGGCTTTATGCCGATCCAGTCGCTGTTTGCCGCGCGCCCGTCGCTGGGCTACCTGACGGCAGCGCTGATTTTCGCCCTCGTCGGGCTTATCAGCATGTTCTTTTGCTACCGCGGCGTGCGCGAGCGCTATGTAGAAGTGGTGCCCGCCGGACATAAACCCGGCATGCTGAAATCGTTCTGCGCGATTTTCCAGAACCCGCCGCTGCTGGTGCTGTGCATCGCCAATCTCTGCACGCTGGCGGCATTTAATATCAAGCTCGCCATTCAGGTCTACTACACGCAGTACGTGCTAAACGACCTACATTTGTTGTCGTGGATGGGCTTTTTCAGCATGGGCTGCATTCTGGTGGGCGTGTTTATGGTGCCGGGCGCGGTGAAGCGCTTTGGCAAAAAACAGGTCTATCTCGGCGGGCTGACGCTCTGGGCGCTGGGCGATATTTTCAATTACGTCTGGGGCACGACATCGCTCAGTTTTGTGCTGTTTTCCTGCATGGCGTTTTTCGGCACCGCGTTTGTGAACAGTCTGAACTGGGCGCTGGTGCCGGATACGGTGGATTACGGCGAATGGAAAACCGGCATTCGCGCCGAGGGATCGGTCTATACCGGCTATACCTTCTCCCGCAAGATTTCCGCGGCGCTGGCGGGGTTTCTGCCCGGCATTATGCTCACGGAGATTGGCTATGTGCCGAATGCGCTGCAAACGCCTGCGACGCTTGATGGCCTGCGCCAGCTGATTTTCCTCTGGCCCTGCGGGCTCGCGATAATCGCAGCCGTCACGATGGGGCTGTTTTATAAGCTCAATGAACAGCGCTTCGCCTTTATTATTGAGGAAATTGCCAGGCGGAAGAAATATGTCGCCGCCGCCCCAAAAGTCAGCGCCGACAATAAAGCGTCAGCCGTCACGTTATAA
- the ompL gene encoding porin OmpL, whose translation MKRIATALLCSSVPCAAFAGAYVETREAYNTASELHEVILRAGYNFDMGAGLMATNAYNVGKWDEIKHSYNEIEGWYPLFKPTENLTFQPGGLINDSIDGSGGALYLDTNYKFTPWFNLTVRYRYNHNNYDTPDFNGKMDKNDTHEFANYWNFKVTDKLAYTFEPHFFQRVNDYHSKNGKDHHWEITNGFRYKLDQHWLPYVELQWLDRWNEYHREQYRLRLGLRYSF comes from the coding sequence ATGAAGAGAATCGCAACCGCACTGCTCTGTTCGTCTGTGCCCTGCGCGGCTTTCGCGGGTGCCTATGTCGAAACCCGTGAAGCATATAACACCGCCTCGGAATTACACGAGGTTATCCTGCGCGCGGGCTATAACTTTGATATGGGTGCCGGCCTGATGGCCACCAACGCCTACAATGTGGGGAAATGGGACGAGATTAAGCATAGCTATAATGAAATCGAAGGCTGGTATCCCTTATTTAAACCAACAGAAAACCTGACGTTCCAGCCCGGCGGGCTGATTAATGACAGTATCGACGGCTCCGGCGGCGCGCTCTATTTAGACACTAATTATAAATTTACGCCCTGGTTTAATCTGACGGTTCGCTATCGTTATAACCACAATAATTACGACACGCCGGATTTTAACGGGAAGATGGATAAAAACGACACGCACGAGTTCGCCAATTACTGGAATTTTAAAGTCACGGATAAACTCGCGTATACGTTTGAGCCGCACTTCTTTCAGCGGGTAAATGATTACCACAGTAAAAACGGCAAAGACCATCACTGGGAAATTACCAACGGCTTTCGCTATAAGCTCGATCAGCACTGGCTGCCCTATGTCGAACTGCAGTGGCTGGACCGCTGGAATGAGTATCACCGTGAACAGTACCGGCTACGTCTCGGGTTAAGGTATTCGTTCTGA
- the typA gene encoding ribosome-dependent GTPase TypA: protein MIEKLRNIAIIAHVDHGKTTLVDKLLQQSGTFDERAETQERVMDSNDLEKERGITILAKNTAIKWNDYRINIVDTPGHADFGGEVERVMSMVDSVLLVVDAFDGPMPQTRFVTKKAFAHGLKPIVVINKVDRPGARPDWVVDQVFDLFVNLDATDEQLDFPIVYASALNGIAGLDHSDMAEDMTPLYQAIVDHVPAPDVDLDGPLQMQISQLDYNNYVGVIGIGRIKRGKVKPNQQVTIIDSEGKTRNGKVGKVLGHLGLERIDTDLAEAGDIIAITGLGELNISDTICDPQNVEALPALSVDEPTVSMYFNVNTSPFCGKEGKYVTSRQILDRLNKELVHNVALRVEETEDADAFRVSGRGELHLSVLIENMRREGFELAVSRPKVIFREIDGRKQEPFENVTLDVEEQHQGSVMQALGERKGDLKNMNPDGKGRVRLDYVIPSRGLIGFRSEFMTMTSGTGLLYSTFSHYDDIRPGEVGQRNNGVLISNGQGKAVAFALFGLQDRGKLFLGHGAEVYEGQIIGIHSRSNDLTVNCLTGKKLTNMRASGTDEATVLVPPIKMTLEQALEFIDDDELVEVTPLSVRIRKRHLTENDRKRAMRGAKED from the coding sequence GTGATCGAAAAATTGCGTAACATCGCCATCATTGCGCACGTTGACCATGGTAAAACGACCCTGGTTGACAAGCTGCTGCAGCAATCCGGTACGTTCGACGAGCGTGCTGAAACTCAAGAGCGCGTGATGGACTCCAACGATTTGGAGAAAGAGCGTGGGATTACCATCCTCGCGAAAAACACCGCGATCAAATGGAATGATTACCGTATCAATATCGTTGATACCCCAGGGCACGCCGACTTCGGTGGTGAAGTTGAACGTGTAATGTCCATGGTTGATTCCGTGCTGCTGGTGGTTGACGCATTTGACGGCCCCATGCCGCAAACGCGCTTCGTGACCAAAAAAGCATTTGCCCATGGCCTGAAACCTATCGTGGTTATCAACAAAGTTGACCGTCCGGGCGCGCGTCCTGACTGGGTTGTGGATCAGGTGTTCGACCTGTTCGTCAATCTCGACGCGACCGACGAGCAGCTGGACTTCCCTATCGTTTACGCGTCCGCGCTGAACGGTATCGCAGGTCTGGATCACTCTGATATGGCGGAAGATATGACCCCGCTGTACCAGGCGATCGTCGACCATGTACCGGCACCGGACGTTGACCTCGACGGCCCGCTGCAGATGCAGATCTCCCAGCTGGACTACAACAACTACGTTGGCGTCATCGGCATCGGCCGCATCAAACGCGGTAAAGTGAAGCCGAACCAGCAGGTCACTATCATCGATAGCGAAGGCAAAACCCGTAACGGTAAAGTCGGTAAAGTGCTGGGCCACCTGGGTCTGGAGCGTATCGATACCGATCTGGCGGAAGCTGGCGATATCATCGCTATCACCGGTCTTGGCGAGCTGAACATCTCCGACACCATCTGCGATCCGCAGAATGTCGAAGCGCTGCCGGCGCTGTCCGTTGACGAGCCGACCGTTTCTATGTACTTCAACGTCAACACCTCTCCGTTCTGCGGTAAAGAAGGTAAATACGTTACCTCTCGTCAGATCCTTGACCGTCTGAACAAAGAGCTGGTGCACAACGTGGCGCTGCGCGTTGAAGAAACCGAAGACGCTGACGCGTTCCGCGTGTCTGGCCGTGGCGAACTGCACCTGTCTGTTCTTATCGAGAACATGCGTCGTGAAGGTTTCGAACTGGCGGTTTCCCGTCCGAAAGTTATCTTCCGCGAAATCGACGGCCGTAAACAAGAGCCGTTCGAGAACGTGACGCTGGACGTTGAAGAACAGCACCAGGGTTCTGTGATGCAGGCGCTGGGCGAGCGTAAAGGCGACCTGAAAAACATGAATCCGGACGGCAAAGGCCGCGTACGTCTCGACTACGTGATCCCAAGCCGTGGCCTGATCGGCTTCCGTTCTGAGTTTATGACCATGACCTCCGGTACGGGTCTGCTGTACTCCACCTTCAGCCACTACGACGATATCCGTCCGGGCGAAGTGGGCCAGCGTAACAACGGCGTACTGATCTCTAACGGTCAGGGTAAAGCGGTCGCGTTCGCGCTGTTCGGTCTGCAGGATCGCGGCAAGCTGTTCCTGGGTCACGGTGCGGAAGTCTATGAAGGCCAGATCATCGGTATTCACAGCCGCTCTAACGACCTGACGGTAAACTGCCTGACCGGTAAGAAACTGACCAACATGCGTGCGTCCGGTACGGACGAAGCCACGGTTCTGGTTCCGCCTATCAAAATGACGCTGGAGCAGGCGCTGGAATTCATCGATGACGATGAACTGGTCGAAGTGACTCCGCTGTCTGTACGTATCCGTAAACGTCACCTGACGGAAAACGATCGTAAACGTGCCATGCGCGGTGCGAAAGAAGACTAA